In Camelus dromedarius isolate mCamDro1 chromosome 4, mCamDro1.pat, whole genome shotgun sequence, the following are encoded in one genomic region:
- the LIMS2 gene encoding LOW QUALITY PROTEIN: LIM and senescent cell antigen-like-containing domain protein 2 (The sequence of the model RefSeq protein was modified relative to this genomic sequence to represent the inferred CDS: deleted 1 base in 1 codon), whose translation MAARLGALAASGLYRRRQHRQSLPPAAPGNMSNALANAVCQRCQARFAPAERIVNSSGELFHEHCFVCAQCFRPFPEGLFYEFEGRKYCEHDFQMLFAPCCGSCGEFIVGRVIKAMNSNWHPGCFRCELCDVELADLGFVKNAGRHLCRPCHNREKAKGLGRYVCQRCHLVIDEQPLMFQNDAYHPDHFSCTHCGKELTAEARERKGELYCLPCHDKMGVPICGACRRPIEGRVVNALGKQWHVEHFVCAKCEKPFLGHRHYEKKGLAYCETHYNQLFGDVCYNCGRVIEGDVVSALNKAWCVNCFSCSTCNSRLTLKNKFVEFDMKPVCKRCYEKFPLELKKRLKKLVELAARRASPSPQAFTLPESPPCPPVLLSIRLLPTCPTHLSSCLPVPCPSISCPLPPCQPVHLSIGLPDRLPFYLPPALLPTHTPVHPSPVRLLSCPPILLSICPPAHLSSYPSVSCPPVLLSIIPPSTC comes from the exons taACATGTCCAACGCCTTGGCCAACGCCGTGTGCCAGCGCTGCCAGGCGCGCTTCGCCCCTGCTGAGCGGATCGTCAACAGCAGTGGAGAGCTGTTCCACGAGCACTGCTTTGTCTGCGCCCAGTGCTTCCGGCCCTTCCCCGAGGGGCTCTTCTACGAG TTCGAAGGTCGGAAGTACTGCGAACACGACTTCCAGATGCTGTTTGCGCCGTGCTGCGGGTCCTGCG GCGAGTTCATCGTCGGCCGTGTCATCAAGGCCATGAACAGCAACTGGCACCCCGGGTGCTTCCGCTGTGAGCTGTGTGACGTGGAACTGGCCGACCTGGGCTTCGTGAAGAACGCGGGCAG GCACCTGTGCCGACCTTGCCACAACCGGGAGAAGGCCAAGGGCCTGGGCAGGTATGTCTGCCAGCGGTGTCACCTGGTCATCGACGAGCAGCCTCTCATGTTCCAGAATGACGCCTACCACCCGGACCACTTCAGCTGCACCCACTGCGG GAAGGAGCTGACGGCCGAGGCCCGGGAGCGGAAGGGCGAGCTCTACTGCCTGCCCTGCCACGACAAGATGGGCGTGCCCATCTGCGGGGCCTGCCGCCGGCCCATCGAGGGCCGCGTGGTCAACGCGCTGGGCAAGCAGTGGCACGTGGAG cacTTTGTCTGCGCCAAGTGCGAGAAGCCGTTCCTGGGCCACCGGCACTACGAGAAGAAGGGCCTGGCCTACTGTGAGACCCACTACAACCAG CTCTTTGGGGATGTCTGCTACAACTGCGGCCGTGTGATCGAGGGTGATG TGGTGTCAGCCCTCAACAAAGCCTGGTGTGTGAACTGCTTCTCCTGCTCCACCTGCAACAGCAGGCTCACCCTGAA GAACAAGTTTGTGGAGTTCGACATGAAGCCTGTGTGTAAGCGGTGCTACGAGAAGTTCCCGCTGGAGCTGAAGAAGCGGCTGAAGAAGCTGGTGGAGCTGGCAGCCCGCAGGGCT AGCCCAAGTCCGCAGGCCTTCACCCTGCCTGAGAGCCCACCCTGCCCACCTGTCCTCCTGTCCATCCGTCTCCTGCCCACCTGTCCTACCCACCTGTCCTCTTGTCTGCCCGTCCCTTGTCCTTCCatctcctgccccctgcccccctgccaGCCTGTCCACCTGTCCATTGGTCTTCCTGACCGCCTACCCTTCTatctgcctcctgccctcctgcccacccaCACTCCTGTCCATCCATCCCCCGTCCGCCTGTTGTCCTGCCCACCCatcctcctgtccatctgtcctcCAGCTCACCTGTCCTCTTATCCATCTGTCTCCTGCCCACCTGTCCTCCTGTCCATCATACCCCCGTCCACCTGTTGA
- the GPR17 gene encoding uracil nucleotide/cysteinyl leukotriene receptor: protein MNGLEVAPPGLIANSSPAPAERCGQETPLENVLFASFYLLDFILAFVGNALALWLFVRDHKSGTPANVFLMHLAVADLSCVLVLPTRLVYHFSGNHWPFGEIPCRLTGFLFYLNMYASIYFLTCISADRFLAIVHPVKSLKLRRPLHAHLACAFLWVVVAVAMAPLLVSPQTVRTNHTVVCLQLYREKASQHALASLAVAFTFPFVTTVTCYLLIIRRLRQGPRVEQRLKNKAVRMIAMVLAIFLVCFVPYHVHRAVFVLRYRGDHTSCAAQRVLALGNRITSCLTSLNGALDPIMYFFVAEKFREALCNLLCGRRLSGPPPSADGKTNESSLSARSEL from the coding sequence ATGAATGGCCTCGAGGTGGCCCCCCCAGGTCTGATCGCCAACTCCTCCCCGGCGCCCGCAGAGCGATGTGGCCAGGAGACGCCCCTGGAGAATGTCCTCTTCGCCTCTTTCTACCTCCTGGACTTCATCCTGGCTTTTGTCGGCAACGCCCTGGCCCTGTGGCTGTTCGTCCGGGACCACAAGTCAGGCACCCCGGCTAACGTGTTCCTGATGCACTTGGCTGTGGCCGACTTGTCCTGCGTGCTGGTCCTGCCCACCCGCCTCGTCTACCACTTCTCCGGGAACCACTGGCCATTCGGGGAGATCCCGTGCCGGCTGACCGGCTTCCTCTTCTACCTCAACATGTACGCCAGCATCTACTTCCTCACCTGCATCAGCGCTGACCGCTTCCTGGCCATCGTGCACCCTGTCAAGTCCCTCAAGCTCCGCCGGCCCCTTCACGCCCACCTGGCCTGCGCCTTCCTCTGGGTGGTGGTGGCCGTGGCCATGGCCCCGCTGCTGGTGAGCCCGCAGACCGTGCGGACCAACCACACGGTCGTCTGCCTGCAGCTATACCGAGAGAAGGCCTCCCAGCACGCCCTCGCGTCCCTGGCCGTGGCCTTCACCTTCCCATTCGTCACCACGGTCACCTGCTACCTGCTGATCATCCGCCGCCTGCGGCAGGGCCCCCGCGTGGAGCAGCGCCTCAAGAACAAGGCGGTCCGCATGATCGCCATGGTGCTGGCCATCTTCCTGGTCTGCTTTGTGCCCTACCACGTGCACCGCGCCGTCTTCGTGCTGCGTTACCGCGGGGACCACACCTCGTGCGCCGCCCAGCGCGTCCTGGCGCTCGGCAACCGCATCACCTCCTGTCTCACCAGCCTCAACGGCGCCCTCGACCCCATCATGTACTTCTTCGTGGCCGAGAAGTTCCGAGAAGCCCTGTGCAACCTCCTCTGCGGCCGGAGGCTCTCGGGGCCACCCCCCAGTGCGGACGGGAAGACCAACGAGAGCTCGCTTAGCGCCAGGTCCGAGCTGTGA